One Candidatus Binatia bacterium genomic window, TGAACGATTTCCGCTGGTACGCGGATCACGGGATCACGTTGCACCCGGGCAGCAAGGTGACGTGCGTCGACCGGCAGGCGCGCGTTGTGGTCAGCGCGGATGGCAGGCAGGAGTCCTACGATCGCCTGCTCTTCGCGACCGGTTCGGTGCCGATTCGGCCCCCGATCCCCGGCACGGATCTGCCCGGCGTGCTCACCTTTCGCGACATTGCCGACACGCAGGCAATGATCGAAGCGGCGGCGCGACACAAAGACGCGGTCGTGATCGGGGGCGGCCTGCTCGGCCTCGAAGCCGCCAACGGCCTGCTCGCGCGCGGCATGAACGTAACGGTAATCCACCTCGCCCCCTGGCTGATGGAGCGCCAACTCGACGCTACGGCGGCAGCCCTGTTGCAGACCTCCCTCGAACAGCGCGGCCTCCGCTTCCTTCTGAACACGCAGGCCCGAGAGATCGTCGCTGACGACGCCGGCCGCGTCGGTGCCGTGCGCCTCAACGACGGCGCCGAAGTCCCAGCCGCGCTCGTCGTGCTCGCCGTCGGCATCCGCCCCAACGACGAGCTGGCGCGCGCATGCGGCTTGCACTGCGAGCGCGGCATCGTCGTCGACGACACGATGATGACCTACGACCCCCGCATCTACGCCGTGGGCGAGTGCATCTCGCACCGCGGGATCTCGTACGGATTGGTGGCCCCACTCTTCGAACAGGCGAAGGTTTGTGCCAACCATCTCGGCCATCTCGGCTTCGCCCGATACACGGGCTCGACGGTCTCGACGAAGCTCAAAGTGACCGGAATCGACATCTTCTCGGCCGGCCACCTGGGCGGCGATGACGGTGCCGACGAGATCACGCTGCTCGACCGCGGGGGCGCCGTGTACAAGAAGCTCGTCTTGAAGGCCGACCGCCTGATCGGCTCGGTGCTGTTCGGCGACACTGCCGACTCGAGCTGGTATTCTCGTCTCGTCAAAGACGAGACGCCCATAGGCGAGTTGCGCGGCCGCCTGATCCTCGGCCAGCCGGCGCTCGGAAGCTCCGGACACCAGGGCGAACAAAACGCCGCCGCGCTCCCCGACGACTTCGAGGTGTGCGGCTGCAACGGCGTGTGCAAGGGTACCATCGTCCGTGCGATCAAGGAGAAGGGGCTCTTCACGCTCGATGACGTGCGCAAGCATACGAAGGCGTCGTCGTCGTGCGGCTCGTGCACCGGTCTCGTCGAGCAGCTTCTCGCCTCCGTCGTCGGCGGTGCGTATCAGCCGCGGTCCGC contains:
- the nirB gene encoding nitrite reductase large subunit NirB; this encodes MRRMKLVAIGNGMAGIRTLEELLRVAPDLYEITVFGAEPHPNYNRILLSPVLAGEQRFEAIVLNDFRWYADHGITLHPGSKVTCVDRQARVVVSADGRQESYDRLLFATGSVPIRPPIPGTDLPGVLTFRDIADTQAMIEAAARHKDAVVIGGGLLGLEAANGLLARGMNVTVIHLAPWLMERQLDATAAALLQTSLEQRGLRFLLNTQAREIVADDAGRVGAVRLNDGAEVPAALVVLAVGIRPNDELARACGLHCERGIVVDDTMMTYDPRIYAVGECISHRGISYGLVAPLFEQAKVCANHLGHLGFARYTGSTVSTKLKVTGIDIFSAGHLGGDDGADEITLLDRGGAVYKKLVLKADRLIGSVLFGDTADSSWYSRLVKDETPIGELRGRLILGQPALGSSGHQGEQNAAALPDDFEVCGCNGVCKGTIVRAIKEKGLFTLDDVRKHTKASSSCGSCTGLVEQLLASVVGGAYQPRSASQTPVCECTDYTHEEVRRAIRDHELLSIPEALRFLEWRTPNGCATCRPALNYYLLCAWPGTYRDDPQSRLVNERAHANIQRDGTYSVVPRIYGGVTTPAQLRQIAEVAEKYAVPTVKITGGQRIDLLGVRKEDLPRVWADLGMPSGFAYGKSVRTVKTCVGSEWCRFGVQDSTRMGIELEQGLDRVWTPHKVKLGVSGCPRNCAESTIKDVGVVGVDSGWEIYVGGNGGTKAEVAQFLAKVALPAEAMEYTGAFLQLYREEARYLDRTSHWIHRVGLDYVKRRIVADAEGRKALYARLTEAQRDVPDPWALRVARRDPEFETISARDRYPSERNRNESMAESLPAR